Proteins found in one Zea mays cultivar B73 chromosome 1, Zm-B73-REFERENCE-NAM-5.0, whole genome shotgun sequence genomic segment:
- the LOC103643236 gene encoding probable GTP diphosphokinase RSH2, chloroplastic — translation MSVPAIAVYTSPPGAVYAPPELESSSRGSAPCAAAASPSAPSSHRHAAVAGGLSCLFSSPSAAPRATAHEELGALWHDRSDEPPSVAGGFGGGGYSYPQSSPSPLKLRDHLHRSPVSLFHTPASSPASRSPSVSWLAGRERERLFSSFVRNALGSCIDYAPVTSFPLGVRPAATGVDAAELAFELDENLSEAEPSCEPDAHELLAGAQARHHIFRDELVVKAFKEAERAHRGQKRASGDPYLQHCVETAVHLANIGANATVVSAGLLHDTIDDSFMDYDHIFRMFGAGVADLVEGVSKLSHLSKLARDNNTASRTVEADRLHTMFLAMADARAVLIKLADRLHNMNTIEALPLVKQQRFAKETMEIFVPLANRLGIASWKDHLENICFKHLNPEEHKELSSKLLMSFDEALLTSTLHNLDKSLRDEGISYHSLSGRHKSLYSIYSKMIKKNLTMDDVHDIHGLRLVVETEEDCYRALDIVHKLWPRVTGRFKDYICHPKLNGYRSLHTVIMCEGVHPFEIQIRTKEMHLQAEYGFAAHWRYKEGGCRHSFVLQMVEWARWVLTWQCETLSKERPSSLSSSVGIRPPCPFPLHSEDCSYSYSRQCNYEGPIFVIMLEHDKMSVQELPANSTVVDLMERVGANSPRWSPCSFPLKEELRPRVNHKPISDPNRKLSMGDVVELTPALPDKSLSEYREEIQRMYERGGFALATTPRS, via the exons ATGTCCGTGCCGGCGATAGCCGTGTACACCAGCCCGCCCGGCGCCGTCTACGCGCCGCCGGAGCTCGAGTCCAGCTCGCGCGGCTCGGCGCCGTGCGCGGCCGCGGCGTCCCCGTCAGCGCCGAGCTCCCACCGCCACGCGGCCGTCGCGGGCGGCTTGTCCTGCCTATTTTCGTCCCCGTCCGCGGCCCCGCGGGCAACGGCGCACGAGGAGCTCGGCGCGCTCTGGCACGACAGATCCGATGAGCCGCCCTCCGTCGCCGGGGGCTTCGGCGGCGGGGGCTACTCGTACCCCCAGTCGTCGCCGTCGCCGCTCAAGCTGCGGGACCACCTCCACCGCAGCCCGGTGTCTCTGTTCCACACCCCTGCCTCCTCCCCGGCGTCCAGGAGCCCCTCGGTTTCCTGGCTCGCTGGCCGTGAGCGCGAGCGCCTCTTCTCTAGCTTCGTGCGCAACGCGCTTGGCTCCTGCATTGACTACGCACCGGTCACCAGCTTCCCGCTGGGTGTGCGCCCCGCGGCCACTGGTGTCGACGCCGCGGAGCTGGCCTTCGAGCTTGACGAAAACCTCTCTGAGGCGGAGCCGTCCTGCGAACCTGATGCTCATGAACTCCTCGCCGGCGCCCAGGCTCGCCACCACATCTTCCGCGACGAGCTTGTCGTCAAGGCCTTCAAGGAGGCCGAGCGGGCACACCGTGGCCAG AAGCGGGCTAGTGGTGATCCATACTTGCAGCATTGTGTGGAGACTGCGGTTCATCTGGCCAATATTGGTGCAAACGCAACCGTTGTGTCTGCTGGCCTTCTCCATGACACAATTGATGATTCGTTCATGGACTATGATCATATCTTCAGGATGTTTGGTGCTGGTGTGGCCGATCTTGTTGAAGGG GTTTCGAAGTTAAGCCATTTGAGCAAACTTGCTCGGGACAACAATACTGCAAGTAGGACTGTTGAAGCTGATCGCCTGCATACAATGTTTCTTGCAATGGCTGATGCACGAGCTGTTCTTATAAAGTTAGCAGATCGTCTGCACAACATGAATACGATAGAAGCTTTGCCTTTGGTTAAACAACAAAGGTTTGCTAAAGAGACTATGGAAATATTTGTGCCATTGGCCAACCGATTAGGAATTGCTAGCTGGAAAGACCACTTGGAGAATATTTGCTTCAAACACTTGAACccagaggagcacaaggagctttCCTCTAAACTTCTGATGTCTTTTGATGAAGCACTTCTTACATCTACGCTTCATAACTTGGATAAAAGCCTTAGAGATGAAGGCATTTCATATCACAGTCTTTCTGGAAGGCACAAGAGTTTGTACAGTATATACTCCAAGATGATAAA GAAGAACTTAACAATGGACGATGTCCATGACATCCATGGTCTACGGCTTGTGGTTGAAACAGAGGAAGATTGTTATCGAGCACTTGACATAGTGCACAAGCTGTGGCCCCGAGTTACCGGAAGATTTAAAGACTATATTTGTCATCCGAAGTTGAATGG GTATCGGTCGCTGCACACTGTCATCATGTGTGAGGGTGTCCATCCATTTGAAATCCAGATCCGAACAAAGGAAATGCACCTACAGGCTGAATATGGATTCGCAGCGCACTGGAGGTACAAAGAAGGTGGCTGCAGGCATTCCTTTGTGCTCCAAATGGTGGAATGGGCGAGGTGGGTGCTCACATGGCAATGCGAGACATTGAGCAAAGAGCGTCCCTCGTCTTTGAGCAGTTCTGTTGGCATAAGGCCACCATGCCCTTTTCCCCTGCATTCGGAAGATTGCTCCTACTCTTACAGCCGACAGTGCAACTATGAAGGCCCTATATTTGTCATCATGCTTGAACATGACAAG ATGTCTGTCCAAGAGCTCCCAGCCAACTCGACTGTAGTTGATCTAATGGAGCGAGTCGGGGCCAACAGTCCGAGATGGAGCCCTTGCAGCTTCCCACTGAAAGAGGAGCTGCGACCGAGGGTTAACCACAAGCCCATAAGCGACCCAAATAGGAAGCTCAGCATGGGCGACGTGGTGGAGCTGACGCCTGCGCTCCCTGACAAGTCGCTGTCCGAGTACCGGGAGGAGATCCAGCGCATGTATGAGCGGGGAGGGTTTGCGCTCGCCACCACCCCTAGAAGCTGA